One genomic segment of Rhizorhabdus phycosphaerae includes these proteins:
- a CDS encoding class II 3-deoxy-7-phosphoheptulonate synthase, whose amino-acid sequence MAKNWTPASWREHKAVQMPDYPDQQLLAATEKELSSYPPLVFAGEARELRGTLAQVAAGKAFLLQGGDCAESFAEFHPNNIRDTFRVLLQMAVVLTYASKLPIVKVGRMAGQFAKPRSAATEEIGGVSLPSYRGDIVNDIGFEEAARRPDPQRMIRAYSQAAATLNLLRAFAQGGYANLHQVHAWTLDFMGRSPWAAQYGEVATRIGDALDFMAACGINPETVPQLKGTAFYTSHEALLLPYEQAMTREDSLNVGEYYDTSAHFLWIGDRTRFEGSAHVEFLRGIHNPIGLKCGPSLEPDALLRMLDTLDPNRQPGRITLITRYGHDKIEKHLPALVRAVKREGRQVVWSCDPMHGNVVKAPNGYKTRPFDRILDEVRGFFAVHRAEGTHGGGIHAEMTGQNVTECTGGAMALTDENLADRYHTHCDPRLNAGQSIELAFLLAEMLNQEMKERERAAA is encoded by the coding sequence ATGGCTAAGAATTGGACGCCCGCGAGCTGGCGTGAACATAAAGCGGTGCAGATGCCGGATTATCCGGATCAGCAGCTTCTGGCAGCGACCGAGAAGGAGCTTTCCAGCTATCCGCCGCTGGTGTTTGCCGGCGAGGCCCGCGAGCTTCGCGGCACGCTGGCGCAGGTCGCCGCGGGCAAGGCCTTCCTGCTGCAGGGCGGCGATTGCGCCGAGAGCTTTGCCGAGTTTCATCCGAACAACATCCGCGACACGTTCCGCGTGCTGCTGCAGATGGCGGTCGTCCTGACCTATGCGTCGAAGCTGCCGATCGTGAAGGTCGGCCGCATGGCGGGACAGTTCGCCAAGCCGCGTTCGGCCGCGACCGAGGAAATCGGCGGCGTTTCGCTGCCCAGCTATCGTGGCGACATCGTCAACGACATCGGCTTCGAGGAAGCCGCGCGCCGGCCCGACCCGCAGCGGATGATCCGCGCCTACAGCCAGGCGGCCGCGACGCTCAACCTGCTGCGCGCCTTCGCCCAGGGCGGCTATGCCAATCTGCACCAGGTCCATGCCTGGACGCTCGACTTCATGGGCCGCAGCCCGTGGGCCGCACAATATGGCGAGGTGGCGACGCGGATCGGCGACGCGCTCGACTTCATGGCGGCGTGCGGCATCAACCCCGAGACGGTGCCGCAGCTGAAGGGCACCGCCTTCTACACCAGCCATGAGGCGCTGCTGCTGCCCTATGAGCAGGCGATGACCCGCGAGGACAGCCTCAACGTCGGCGAATATTACGATACCTCGGCCCACTTCCTGTGGATCGGCGACCGCACGCGTTTCGAGGGATCGGCCCATGTCGAGTTCCTGCGCGGCATCCACAATCCGATCGGCCTGAAATGCGGCCCGAGCCTTGAGCCCGACGCTCTCCTGCGGATGCTCGACACGCTCGATCCCAATCGTCAGCCCGGCCGCATCACGCTGATCACGCGTTACGGGCACGACAAGATCGAGAAGCACCTGCCCGCGCTCGTGCGCGCGGTGAAGCGCGAGGGACGCCAGGTCGTCTGGTCGTGCGACCCGATGCACGGCAATGTCGTCAAGGCGCCGAACGGCTACAAGACCCGTCCGTTTGACCGCATCCTCGACGAGGTGCGCGGCTTCTTCGCCGTTCACCGCGCGGAGGGCACCCATGGCGGCGGCATCCATGCCGAGATGACGGGGCAGAACGTCACCGAGTGCACCGGCGGCGCAATGGCGCTCACCGACGAGAATCTCGCCGACCGCTACCACACCCATTGCGACCCGCGCCTCAACGCGGGCCAGAGTATCGAGCTGGCCTTCCTGCTCGCCGAGATGCTCAATCAGGAAATGAAGGAACGCGAGCGGGCTGCGGCCTGA
- the opgC gene encoding OpgC domain-containing protein: protein MTATEPRPAPSPPTRTRDASIDIVRGLALLTITINHITGFTDRMHMVGMQFPTLTLWGFSSAAETFFLLSGYLVGAVYFSAERDPSVATFARRVWQRSGKLYVYNLGLFLILLPLCLGSHDLARLSFFDYFIQRGPASIIDFLLLYVQPYCLEILVTYMALLAAAPLFAALLRWQPLVAVAASLGLYWFAHQNPWFNIRGGTPVGDWLWNFNPASWQLLFFGALAAGRFQLLRRIERRAAGNWRWLILPFLLFAGLTLLFLSQHWFSFEVLYQSKIRIGPVRVAHAMSVCWLIMSILWVWPRLQRTWLMRQCAVIGSNSLQTFVVSVALSYAAGYIWIEFAPRHDAYIALCLSSAALLAVFANAYALHKARGAVRPLEQRAG from the coding sequence GTGACTGCCACGGAACCCCGCCCCGCCCCCTCGCCTCCCACCCGGACGCGGGACGCCAGCATCGACATCGTGCGGGGACTGGCCCTGCTGACCATCACGATCAATCACATCACCGGCTTCACCGACCGGATGCACATGGTCGGGATGCAGTTTCCGACGCTCACCCTGTGGGGCTTCTCGAGTGCCGCCGAGACCTTCTTCCTGCTGTCGGGCTATCTGGTCGGCGCGGTCTATTTCAGCGCGGAACGCGACCCGAGCGTCGCCACGTTCGCCCGCCGGGTCTGGCAGAGAAGCGGCAAGCTCTATGTGTATAATCTCGGCCTGTTCCTGATTCTGCTGCCCTTGTGCCTGGGATCGCACGATCTGGCCCGGCTCAGCTTCTTCGACTATTTCATCCAGCGCGGTCCCGCGTCGATCATCGACTTCCTGCTGCTCTACGTTCAGCCCTATTGCTTGGAAATCCTGGTCACCTACATGGCGCTGCTGGCCGCCGCGCCGCTGTTCGCGGCCCTGCTCCGATGGCAGCCTCTCGTCGCGGTCGCGGCCTCGCTGGGGCTCTACTGGTTCGCGCACCAGAATCCCTGGTTCAATATCCGGGGCGGCACGCCAGTCGGGGACTGGTTGTGGAACTTCAACCCGGCCTCCTGGCAACTGCTTTTCTTTGGCGCGCTGGCGGCAGGCCGCTTCCAGCTGCTGCGCCGGATCGAGCGGCGTGCCGCCGGCAACTGGCGCTGGCTGATCCTCCCGTTCCTGCTGTTTGCCGGGCTGACCCTGCTGTTCCTCTCCCAGCACTGGTTCTCGTTCGAGGTGCTCTACCAGAGCAAGATCCGCATCGGTCCGGTGCGGGTCGCCCATGCGATGTCGGTCTGCTGGCTGATCATGAGCATCCTGTGGGTATGGCCGCGCCTGCAACGGACCTGGCTGATGCGGCAATGCGCGGTGATCGGCTCCAATTCGCTGCAGACCTTCGTGGTCAGCGTCGCGCTAAGCTATGCGGCGGGCTATATCTGGATCGAGTTCGCGCCCCGCCACGACGCCTATATCGCCCTGTGCCTGAGCAGCGCCGCGCTCCTCGCCGTCTTCGCCAACGCCTATGCGCTGCACAAGGCTCGGGGGGCGGTACGCCCGCTCGAGCAAAGGGCAGGTTGA
- the lon gene encoding endopeptidase La has translation MTENLPVLPLRDIVVFPHMIVPLFVGREKSVAALESAMAADKSIFLVAQLDPAEDDPDRDALYDVGVVATVLQLLKLPDGTVRVLVEGKQRARLSELNDEDAHLTASVDLIEDVAADGAEVSALMRSVVDQFENYARLNKKLPAETSVQLGQIDDASKLADAVAANISIKVADKQALLIELDPAKRLEMAFALMEGELGVLQVEKKIRSRVKRQMEKTQREYYLNEQLKAIQRELGNADGEDGGDELAELASKIAKLKLSKEARSKANAELKKLRAMAPMSAEATVVRNYLDVLLGLPWGKKSKLKKDIAAAQAVLDADHHGLEKVKDRIVEYLAVQARTNKLKGPILCLVGPPGVGKTSLGRSIAKATGREFVRQSLGGVRDEAEIRGHRRTYIGSLPGKIVTNLKKAGTSNPLFLLDEIDKLGQDFRGDPASALLEVLDPEQNNKFQDHYLEIDVDLSDIMFVCTANSLNLPQPLLDRMEIIRLEGYTEDEKVEIAREHLLDKQVEAHGLTSGEFELTEAGLRDLIRYYTREAGVRTLEREIAKLARKSLRRILEGKATQVVITPDNLSEFAGVRKYRFGVGEEEDQVGAVTGLAWTEVGGELLTIEAVTVPGKGMINTTGKLGDVMKESVQAAYSFVKARAPAYGIKPSLIARKDIHIHLPEGAVPKDGPSAGIGLTTAIVSTLTGIPVRKEIAMTGEVTLRGRVLPIGGLKEKLLAALRGGITTVLIPKENEKDLVEIPSTIREGLKIIPVSHVDEVLELSLAGRLTAIDWTEADELALTLKGATSPDGSEVAVRH, from the coding sequence ATGACTGAGAATCTGCCTGTACTGCCGCTGCGCGATATCGTTGTGTTCCCGCATATGATCGTGCCGCTGTTCGTCGGCCGGGAAAAATCGGTGGCCGCGCTGGAAAGCGCGATGGCCGCCGACAAGTCGATTTTCCTCGTCGCGCAGCTCGACCCTGCCGAGGACGATCCCGATCGCGATGCCCTCTATGACGTTGGCGTGGTCGCCACGGTGCTCCAGCTGCTCAAGCTGCCCGACGGCACGGTCCGCGTGCTGGTCGAGGGCAAACAGCGCGCGCGCCTGTCCGAGCTGAACGACGAGGACGCGCATCTGACCGCGTCGGTCGACCTGATCGAAGACGTCGCCGCCGATGGCGCCGAGGTTTCCGCGCTCATGCGGTCGGTCGTCGACCAATTCGAAAATTATGCCCGCCTGAACAAGAAGCTGCCGGCGGAGACGTCGGTGCAGCTCGGACAGATCGACGACGCCTCCAAGCTGGCGGACGCGGTGGCGGCGAACATCTCGATCAAGGTCGCCGACAAGCAGGCGCTGCTGATCGAACTCGACCCCGCCAAGCGTCTCGAAATGGCGTTCGCCCTCATGGAAGGCGAATTGGGCGTGCTGCAGGTCGAGAAGAAGATCCGCAGCCGCGTGAAGCGGCAGATGGAGAAGACGCAGCGCGAATATTATCTCAACGAGCAGCTTAAGGCGATCCAGCGCGAGCTGGGCAATGCCGATGGCGAGGATGGGGGCGACGAGCTTGCCGAGCTCGCCTCGAAAATCGCCAAGCTCAAGCTGTCGAAGGAAGCCCGCAGCAAGGCCAATGCCGAGCTGAAGAAGCTGCGCGCGATGGCGCCCATGTCGGCGGAAGCGACGGTGGTCCGCAACTATCTCGACGTGCTGCTTGGCCTGCCCTGGGGCAAGAAGTCGAAGCTCAAGAAGGACATCGCTGCCGCGCAGGCGGTACTCGACGCGGACCATCACGGTCTCGAGAAGGTCAAGGACCGGATCGTCGAATATCTGGCGGTGCAGGCGCGTACGAACAAGCTGAAGGGGCCGATCCTGTGCCTCGTCGGCCCGCCCGGCGTGGGCAAGACCTCGCTCGGCCGGTCGATCGCCAAGGCGACGGGACGTGAGTTCGTGCGGCAGTCGCTCGGCGGCGTCCGCGACGAAGCCGAGATTCGCGGCCATCGGCGGACCTATATCGGCTCGCTGCCGGGCAAGATCGTGACCAACCTGAAGAAGGCCGGCACCTCCAACCCACTGTTCCTGCTCGACGAGATCGACAAGCTTGGCCAGGATTTCCGCGGCGATCCCGCCTCGGCCCTGCTCGAGGTGCTCGACCCCGAACAGAACAACAAGTTCCAGGACCATTATCTGGAGATCGACGTCGATCTGTCGGATATCATGTTCGTCTGCACGGCCAACAGCCTGAACCTGCCGCAGCCGCTGCTCGACCGCATGGAGATCATCCGTCTCGAGGGCTATACCGAGGACGAGAAGGTCGAGATCGCGCGCGAGCATCTGCTCGACAAGCAGGTCGAGGCGCATGGCCTGACCAGTGGCGAGTTCGAACTGACCGAGGCCGGCCTGCGCGACCTGATCCGCTATTATACCCGGGAAGCCGGCGTTCGCACGCTGGAGCGCGAGATTGCCAAGCTGGCGCGCAAGAGCCTGCGGCGCATTCTCGAGGGCAAGGCCACGCAGGTGGTCATTACCCCCGACAACCTGTCCGAGTTCGCCGGCGTGCGGAAATACCGCTTCGGCGTCGGTGAGGAAGAGGATCAGGTCGGCGCGGTCACCGGCCTCGCCTGGACCGAGGTCGGCGGCGAGTTGCTCACGATCGAGGCGGTCACGGTGCCCGGCAAGGGCATGATCAACACGACCGGCAAGCTCGGCGACGTGATGAAGGAAAGCGTCCAGGCGGCGTATAGCTTCGTCAAGGCGCGGGCGCCCGCTTATGGCATCAAGCCCAGCCTGATCGCCCGCAAGGACATTCACATCCACCTTCCCGAGGGCGCGGTCCCGAAGGACGGGCCTTCGGCCGGCATCGGCCTGACCACCGCGATCGTCTCCACGCTGACCGGAATTCCGGTCCGCAAGGAGATCGCCATGACCGGAGAGGTGACCCTGCGCGGTCGCGTGCTGCCGATCGGCGGCCTGAAGGAAAAGCTGCTGGCGGCGCTTCGGGGCGGCATCACCACCGTGCTGATCCCGAAGGAGAACGAGAAGGACCTGGTCGAAATCCCCTCGACCATTCGCGAGGGGCTGAAGATCATTCCCGTCAGCCATGTCGACGAAGTGCTCGAATTGTCGCTGGCCGGTCGGCTTACGGCGATCGACTGGACCGAGGCGGACGAGCTTGCGCTCACGCTGAAAGGGGCGACGAGTCCCGATGGCAGCGAAGTAGCGGTCCGGCACTGA
- a CDS encoding GreA/GreB family elongation factor: MGQDRPNYITPAGFSAMRARYEQLFGTERPALVEVISWAAGNGDRSENGDYIYGRKKLREIDRELAHLSRRMKSAKVVDPARQEDRSRVFFGATVTIVDEDDEERTLTLVGTDEADASAGRINWYSPLALALKGAAIGDVRRVSLPGGTKDYEIVSIDYPAA; encoded by the coding sequence ATGGGTCAGGATCGTCCCAACTACATCACGCCCGCCGGATTCTCCGCGATGCGCGCGCGCTATGAGCAGCTTTTCGGTACCGAGCGGCCCGCTCTTGTCGAAGTGATCAGCTGGGCGGCGGGCAATGGCGATCGGTCTGAAAATGGCGACTATATCTACGGGCGCAAGAAACTGCGCGAGATCGACCGCGAGCTGGCGCACCTCTCGCGCCGCATGAAATCGGCGAAGGTCGTCGACCCCGCCCGTCAGGAAGATCGCAGTCGCGTCTTCTTCGGGGCCACGGTCACCATCGTCGACGAGGATGACGAAGAGAGGACGCTGACGCTGGTCGGCACCGATGAGGCCGATGCCTCGGCAGGTCGCATCAACTGGTACTCGCCGCTGGCCCTGGCGCTGAAGGGCGCCGCCATAGGCGATGTACGGCGCGTCAGCCTGCCCGGCGGGACGAAGGATTATGAGATAGTCTCTATCGACTATCCGGCCGCCTAG
- a CDS encoding TrmH family RNA methyltransferase has protein sequence MPRQITAYSNTLVKRVRSLREKRHRREEGLFLAEGLRILTEAADAGFLPEYVFFTRDGADHPLTKKLVFAVEGAGGEAIETERDILSKLSGKDNPQTVLGVYREWDTSLSAVDRSASNIWIVAQSLRDPGNLGTILRTGDAVGAGGLILVDDCVDPFSVEAVRATMGALFTQKIATARWPEFLSWLRSGPGELIGTSLRAVHDYQEPRYEAPTFILVGNEAQGLPADYEDACDRLVKIPMLGKADSLNAAVATAVMAYEVLNQRRTR, from the coding sequence CTGCCCCGCCAGATAACCGCCTATTCCAACACGCTGGTGAAGCGGGTCCGGTCGCTTCGCGAGAAGCGTCACCGCCGCGAGGAAGGGCTGTTCCTCGCCGAGGGTTTGCGCATCCTCACCGAAGCTGCCGATGCCGGCTTCCTGCCGGAATATGTCTTCTTCACCCGGGACGGTGCCGATCATCCTCTGACGAAGAAGCTGGTGTTCGCGGTCGAAGGCGCTGGCGGCGAGGCGATCGAGACCGAGCGCGACATCCTGTCCAAATTGTCCGGCAAGGACAATCCGCAGACCGTGCTCGGCGTTTATCGGGAGTGGGACACGAGCCTCTCGGCGGTCGACCGGTCGGCATCGAATATCTGGATCGTCGCCCAGTCGCTGCGCGATCCCGGCAATCTCGGAACCATATTACGGACGGGCGACGCCGTCGGGGCCGGCGGCCTGATCCTCGTCGACGACTGCGTCGACCCCTTCTCGGTAGAGGCCGTACGCGCGACGATGGGTGCGCTGTTCACGCAGAAGATCGCGACCGCGCGCTGGCCCGAATTCCTCTCATGGCTGCGCAGCGGCCCTGGCGAGCTGATCGGCACGAGCCTGCGCGCCGTCCACGATTATCAGGAGCCGCGTTACGAAGCACCGACCTTCATCCTCGTCGGCAACGAGGCGCAGGGGCTTCCCGCAGACTATGAGGACGCCTGCGACCGGCTGGTGAAGATCCCGATGCTGGGAAAGGCGGACAGCCTGAACGCTGCCGTGGCAACGGCTGTGATGGCCTATGAGGTGCTGAACCAGCGCCGGACGCGTTGA
- a CDS encoding HPr family phosphocarrier protein, producing the protein MTTVSREVRITNIRGLHARASAKFVTLASSHSAEVEVEKDGSKVAGTSIMGLMMLGAAKGDSIIISARGDGAEKALAALTELVENKFGEE; encoded by the coding sequence ATGACGACCGTCAGCCGCGAAGTCCGGATCACGAATATCAGGGGCCTCCACGCCCGTGCCAGCGCGAAGTTCGTGACCCTCGCGAGTTCGCACAGCGCCGAGGTCGAGGTCGAGAAGGACGGGTCCAAGGTCGCCGGAACGTCGATCATGGGGCTGATGATGCTCGGTGCGGCCAAGGGCGATAGCATCATCATCTCAGCCCGGGGCGATGGCGCCGAAAAGGCACTGGCTGCCCTTACCGAGCTGGTCGAAAACAAATTCGGCGAGGAATGA
- a CDS encoding PTS sugar transporter subunit IIA produces the protein MIGLVLVTHGRLAAEFVTAMEHVVGPQTAIEAICIGPDDDMEGRRADIARAVAAVDDGSGVILLTDLFGGTPSNLAISLMEPGKVEVIAGINLPMLIRLEGARKMMKIKAAVGAARDAGRKYISVASEVLGEAAA, from the coding sequence ATGATCGGATTGGTGCTCGTTACTCATGGCCGCCTGGCGGCAGAGTTTGTTACGGCAATGGAACATGTCGTGGGGCCGCAGACCGCCATCGAGGCGATCTGTATCGGCCCCGATGACGATATGGAGGGACGCCGCGCCGACATTGCGCGGGCGGTCGCTGCTGTCGATGACGGCTCGGGGGTGATCCTGTTGACCGACCTGTTCGGCGGAACGCCGTCGAACCTGGCCATTTCGCTGATGGAGCCGGGCAAGGTGGAAGTCATCGCCGGCATCAACCTGCCCATGCTGATCCGCCTCGAAGGCGCGCGCAAGATGATGAAGATCAAGGCCGCCGTGGGCGCAGCGCGCGACGCTGGGCGAAAATATATTTCCGTCGCGTCCGAAGTGCTGGGAGAGGCCGCCGCATGA
- the rapZ gene encoding RNase adapter RapZ — protein MSRSSLPRRILFVTGMSGAGKKTALKALEDMGWETVDNLPLSLLDRLIAAAPAEGSLDERRPLAIGIDSRTRDFDSRRLVRRAAALKAEGRDAGILFLDCSGAEIARRYSATRSRHPLAQDRPIEDGIVHERELLAPLRAAADELVDTSEISTNDLQASLRRSFGDATGTGTTLTVMSFGFSRGVPRDADLVFDMRFLRNPHWDPQLRPKTGLDPDVGAYIVEDPTYAEAKQRIEELLLLLLPRYEAEGKSYVTIAIGCTGGKHRSVHFAETLASRLRAAGFSPTVRHRDLTQQKSDVQESTVPGFGS, from the coding sequence ATGAGCAGGTCGTCGCTACCGCGCAGAATTCTTTTCGTCACGGGCATGTCCGGCGCGGGAAAGAAGACTGCGCTCAAGGCGCTGGAGGACATGGGGTGGGAGACGGTCGACAATCTCCCGCTGTCGCTGCTCGATCGCCTCATCGCCGCAGCGCCGGCCGAGGGCAGCCTGGACGAACGGCGACCGCTGGCGATCGGCATCGACAGTCGGACCCGGGATTTCGACAGCAGACGGCTGGTGCGACGCGCCGCCGCGCTCAAGGCCGAGGGCCGCGACGCCGGCATTCTGTTCCTCGACTGCTCGGGCGCCGAGATCGCGCGGCGCTATTCGGCGACCCGCAGCCGCCACCCGCTGGCGCAGGACCGTCCGATCGAGGATGGCATCGTGCACGAGCGCGAATTGCTGGCGCCGCTCCGCGCGGCCGCCGACGAGCTGGTGGACACGTCGGAGATCTCGACCAATGACCTGCAGGCGTCGCTGCGGCGCAGCTTCGGCGACGCGACGGGAACCGGCACCACGCTGACCGTCATGTCGTTCGGTTTCTCGCGCGGCGTCCCCCGCGATGCCGATCTCGTTTTCGACATGCGGTTCCTGCGCAATCCGCATTGGGATCCGCAATTGCGGCCCAAGACCGGCCTGGATCCCGATGTCGGCGCCTATATCGTTGAAGATCCGACCTATGCCGAGGCCAAACAGCGAATCGAGGAGCTGCTGCTACTGCTGCTTCCGCGCTACGAAGCCGAGGGCAAAAGCTATGTGACGATCGCGATCGGGTGTACCGGCGGGAAACATAGATCGGTGCATTTTGCGGAAACACTCGCAAGCCGGTTGCGCGCTGCGGGATTTTCGCCCACGGTCCGCCATCGCGATCTGACTCAACAGAAGTCGGACGTTCAGGAGAGCACGGTGCCAGGCTTTGGGTCATGA
- a CDS encoding HPr kinase/phosphorylase — protein MVAAANPLHASSIVIGGRALLIAGRSGIGKSDLALRLIDRGATLLSDDYTRLDAEGGRLFASPPPAIAGKIEVRGLGILELPHVARAPVALMLDLDRAPERLPEDVLDVTSLEGISIPTLGFAPFEASAPIKAELALKRHGLGESQ, from the coding sequence ATGGTGGCAGCCGCGAACCCGCTCCATGCGTCCAGTATAGTGATCGGCGGCCGCGCGCTGCTCATCGCCGGCCGCTCGGGCATCGGCAAGTCCGACCTGGCGCTACGCCTCATCGATCGCGGAGCGACCCTGCTGTCCGATGACTATACCCGGCTCGATGCCGAAGGCGGACGGCTGTTCGCCAGCCCTCCCCCGGCGATCGCCGGCAAGATCGAGGTGCGGGGCCTGGGCATCCTCGAGCTCCCGCATGTCGCACGCGCGCCCGTCGCCCTGATGCTCGACCTCGACCGGGCGCCCGAGAGGCTTCCGGAGGACGTGCTCGACGTCACCTCCCTCGAAGGCATATCGATTCCCACCCTCGGCTTTGCTCCTTTCGAGGCGTCCGCGCCGATCAAGGCCGAACTGGCGTTGAAGCGTCATGGGCTGGGAGAATCGCAATGA
- a CDS encoding sensor histidine kinase, with translation MPRNSLALGTPEAAARTSLTSRILAVNIFALAMLAGGFFYLDSYRSQLIDARLEETETQVRLIAEAYVVTPPDDRGRLLAKFGHVTETRLRVYPYASGDSTPPKSPPSLDSWSYSSPTYELRDPTQEDWQKRAARFLDRTIDVIVGADHPKRFSEPAVDVLDAWPLAWQAAQVHGLATDVQRAPDRTPMILAAIDIRDGRGGGNVLLSTENQRDITRIVRAERLRLGVVLLIVVLVSVSLSLFLARTIVRPLRRLALAAHRVRLGRAREVQVPRLPERRDEIGTLARALSDMSLAIRQRIDATEAFAADVAHELKNPLASLRSAVDSLDLVKDPDLKQQLITVIRDDVARLDRLITDISEASRVDAELARARFESIDLGVMIEGLLATREARGRNGSVRVAFARPHRGTAVVFGDGSRLTRVVENLVENAVSFSPDGGLVQVSATRDGDDVVIKVEDEGPGVPADAREAIFNRFHSERPDKEAFGRHSGLGLAIAKAIVEGHNGTIVAMDRDNAPRGAKFVIRLPARSL, from the coding sequence TTGCCGAGGAATAGTCTGGCGCTGGGAACGCCCGAAGCTGCGGCACGCACTTCCCTCACCTCGCGAATCCTCGCCGTCAACATCTTCGCCCTCGCGATGCTCGCGGGTGGGTTCTTCTATCTGGACAGCTACCGGTCACAGCTGATCGACGCGCGGCTGGAGGAAACGGAGACCCAGGTCCGCCTTATCGCCGAAGCCTATGTCGTGACCCCGCCCGACGATCGCGGACGGCTGCTGGCGAAATTCGGACATGTCACCGAGACACGCCTCAGGGTCTATCCCTATGCATCCGGGGATAGCACTCCCCCGAAATCCCCGCCGTCGCTCGACAGCTGGTCCTATTCGAGCCCGACCTATGAACTGCGCGATCCCACCCAGGAAGACTGGCAGAAGCGCGCGGCACGTTTTCTCGATCGCACGATCGACGTCATCGTTGGCGCGGATCATCCAAAAAGGTTCAGCGAACCTGCCGTGGACGTGCTCGACGCCTGGCCGCTCGCCTGGCAGGCCGCTCAGGTCCATGGGCTTGCAACCGACGTGCAGCGAGCGCCCGATCGGACACCGATGATCCTCGCGGCTATCGACATCCGTGACGGCCGTGGCGGCGGCAATGTTCTGCTCTCGACCGAAAACCAGCGCGACATAACGCGGATCGTCCGCGCGGAACGGTTGCGGCTCGGCGTCGTGCTGCTGATCGTGGTGCTCGTCTCGGTCAGCCTGTCTCTGTTTCTCGCACGAACGATCGTCAGGCCCTTGCGGCGCCTCGCTCTGGCTGCCCATCGGGTGCGGCTGGGACGCGCTCGCGAAGTTCAGGTTCCCCGGCTGCCCGAGCGTCGCGACGAGATCGGCACGCTCGCCCGCGCGCTGTCCGACATGAGTCTGGCAATCCGCCAGCGGATCGACGCAACCGAAGCCTTCGCCGCCGATGTCGCGCATGAGCTAAAGAACCCGCTCGCATCGCTCCGGTCAGCCGTCGACAGCCTCGATCTTGTTAAAGATCCCGATCTTAAACAACAGCTTATCACCGTCATTCGTGACGACGTGGCAAGGCTCGACCGGCTGATCACCGACATTTCCGAAGCGTCGCGCGTAGATGCCGAACTGGCGCGCGCGCGGTTCGAATCGATCGATCTCGGCGTCATGATCGAAGGCCTCCTGGCGACGCGCGAGGCCCGTGGACGCAATGGCAGCGTGAGAGTCGCCTTCGCGCGCCCGCATCGCGGCACGGCCGTCGTCTTCGGCGACGGCTCGCGCCTGACGCGCGTGGTGGAGAATCTGGTCGAGAACGCCGTATCCTTCTCTCCCGACGGCGGACTGGTGCAGGTGTCAGCGACCCGTGATGGCGACGACGTTGTGATCAAGGTCGAAGACGAGGGGCCCGGCGTCCCGGCCGATGCGCGCGAAGCGATTTTCAACCGGTTCCATAGTGAGCGGCCAGACAAGGAAGCGTTCGGGCGTCACAGCGGCCTGGGCCTGGCCATCGCCAAGGCGATCGTCGAGGGTCATAACGGCACGATCGTCGCCATGGACCGCGACAACGCCCCCCGCGGCGCCAAATTCGTCATCCGGCTGCCGGCGCGGAGCCTTTGA
- a CDS encoding response regulator transcription factor — protein sequence MSATIALVDDDRNILTSVSIALQSEGFTVRVYSDGETALRSLLDNPPDLAVLDIKMPRMDGMELLRRLREKSSIPTIFLTSKDDELDEALGLAMGADDYITKPFSQRLLIARIRAILRRTEARSEQDGQAETPAAEKILRGRLEMDPARHRVTWEGKDVTLTVTEFLILEALAQRPGFVKSRDQLMDTAYQDDVYVDDRTIDSHIKRLRRKFRQVDSEFKAIETLYGVGYRFAEE from the coding sequence ATGTCGGCCACGATCGCGTTAGTCGATGACGATCGCAACATCCTCACTTCCGTTTCGATCGCGCTGCAATCGGAAGGCTTCACCGTCCGGGTCTATTCGGACGGGGAAACGGCGCTGCGGTCGCTGCTGGATAACCCACCCGATCTTGCCGTGCTCGACATCAAGATGCCGCGCATGGACGGCATGGAGCTGCTCCGCCGGCTGCGCGAGAAGAGCAGCATCCCGACGATCTTCCTGACCTCGAAGGATGACGAGCTGGACGAAGCCCTGGGCCTCGCCATGGGCGCCGACGACTATATCACCAAGCCCTTCTCGCAGCGTCTCCTGATCGCCCGCATCCGCGCCATATTGCGCCGGACCGAAGCGCGCAGCGAACAGGATGGTCAGGCCGAGACGCCTGCGGCCGAGAAGATCCTGCGCGGCCGCCTCGAAATGGATCCTGCGCGCCACCGCGTGACCTGGGAGGGCAAGGACGTAACCCTGACGGTAACGGAATTCCTGATCCTGGAGGCGCTTGCCCAGCGGCCCGGCTTCGTCAAGTCGCGCGACCAGCTGATGGACACCGCCTATCAGGACGATGTCTATGTCGACGACCGTACGATCGACAGCCACATCAAGCGCTTGCGCCGAAAGTTCCGGCAGGTCGATTCCGAGTTCAAGGCGATCGAGACCCTCTATGGCGTAGGCTATCGCTTTGCCGAGGAATAG